In Thermothelomyces thermophilus ATCC 42464 chromosome 4, complete sequence, a single genomic region encodes these proteins:
- a CDS encoding cytochrome P450-like protein (Cytochrome P450-like protein), which yields MTFSAEHLQLWLGLVAISGFLYTTCLVIYRLFFHPLAKYPGPFLAKLTDAYMLYYAWRGDRHLEFWRMHEKYGKFVRFGPNSLSINSNTALKDIYGFRANVRKAEFYDAFVHPAPNTHNARDKDLHARKRRVLSHAFSDGAIKEVERYILANIRTFCEAIGDYGRVIHEKKGWSSPKNMSDWCNWLAMDILGDLCFGKAFHMLDRPDNRYAVDLVGVAAQRHLLCGTMPIINKLSLDKILFHRIAAGRARYMAYSRQQLAERTALGDETDRRDFFYHLLKARDPETGQGFTTPELWGESNLLIIAGSDTTSTAMAATLFYLVRHPDALAKVTAEIRSQFASLEDIHQGAQLNACVYLRACIDEAMRLSPSVGGLLPREVLKGGMTIDGEHIPAGIIVGTPHYAIHHNPAYYPDPFAYRPERWIVGSEKGDGVDVSDEAQVALAQSAFCPFSIGPRGCIGKGLAYVEMTLTLARVLFLYDLRKAVGVADPGEGKPGAGYGRDRVGEFQLVDTFTSLKDGPMVEFRRREL from the exons ATGACCTTCAGTGCCGAACACCTCCAGCTTTGGCTGGGCTTGGTAGCCATCTCTGGCTTCCTCTACACAACATGCCTGGTCATCTACCGACTCTTCTTCCACCCCCTGGCCAAGTACCCGGGCCCGTTCCTGGCCAAACTCACCGATGCGTACATGCTCTACTACGCCTGGAGGGGTGATCGCCACCTCGAGTTCTGGCGGATGCACGAGAAATACGGCAAGTTTGTGCGCTTCGGACCCAACTCGCTTTCAATCAATTCCAACACGGCCCTGAAGGACATCTACGGCTTCCGCGCCAACGTCCGCAAGGCCGAGTTCTACGACGCCTTTGTGCACCCGGCGCCCAACACCCACAACGCCCGTGACAAAGATCTCCACGCCCGTAAGCGCCGTGTCCTCTCGCACGCCTTCTCGGACGGCGCCATCAAGGAGGTTGAGCGGTACATTCTGGCCAACATCCGCACTTTCTGCGAGGCCATCGGAGACTATGGACGCGTGATTCACGAGAAGAAGGGGTGGAGTTCGCCCAAGAACATGTCTGACTGGTGCAACTGGCTTGCCATGGACATCCTGGGCGACCTCTGCTTTGGGAAGGCCTTCCACATGCTCGACCGCCCGGACAACCGGTACGCCGTCGATCTCGTTGGCGTCGCGGCCCAGAGGCATCTTCTT TGCGGCACCATGCCCATCATCAACAAGCTCAGCCTGGACAAGATCCTCTTCCACAGGATCGCGGCTGGCCGCGCGAGGTACATGGCATATAGCCGGCAGCAACTCGCCGAGCGCACAGCGTTGGGTGACGAAACCGACCGCCGCGACTTCTTTTATCATCTTCTCAAGGCTCGCGACCCGGAAACCGGCCAGGGCTTCACCACGCCCGAACTCTGGGGCGAGTCCAATCTCCTCATCATTGCGGGCTCGGACACGACCTCCACCGCCATGGCCGCAACCCTCTTCTACCTCGTCCGCCACCCAGACGCTCTCGCCAAAGTCACGGCCGAGATCCGCTCCCAGTTCGCGTCCCTCGAAGATATCCACCAGGGCGCGCAGCTCAACGCGTGCGTCTACCTGCGCGCTTGCATCGACGAGGCCATGCGCCTGTCGCCCTCAGTCGGCGGTCTGCTGCCTCGCGAGGTGCTGAAGGGGGGGATGACCATCGATGGCGAGCACATTCCTGCCGGCATCATCGTCGGCACCCCGCACTATGCCATCCATCACAACCCGGCCTACTACCCGGATCCGTTCGCGTACCGGCCCGAGCGGTGGATCGTTGGCAGCGAGAAAGGGGACGGGGTTGACGTGAGCGACGAGGCCCAGGTGGCGCTCGCGCAGAGCGCTTTCTGCCCCTTCTCGATCGGGCCGCGCGGGTGCATCGGCAAGGGCCTGGCGTACGTCGAGATGACTCTTACTTTGGCGAGGGTGTTGTTCTTGTATGATTTGCGCAAGGCGGTCGGCGTCGCTGACCCCGGGGAGGGCAAACCTGGTGCGGGCTACGGAAGGGACAGAGTTGGGGAGTTCCAGCTGGTGGATACTTTTACGAGTCTGAAGGATGGGCCGATGGTCGAGTTCCGGAGACGGGAGTTGTGA